Sequence from the Methanosarcina siciliae T4/M genome:
ACAGAGGCTTTTGAAGAAAATAATCTTCTTTTTATTTCCCCTGCTGAATAACCGCTGTCTCTTTCTTACCTGCTTTTCCAGCCCAGGAAAGAGCGCACATAGGACATTCCGGTCCGAAACCTGCGGCATTGTATCCGGTCATTCCGCCTGCCGCGTTATTCACCCTGGAAAATCCGTGTTTCTTGAGAATGCTGCACCCAATACCTGACCTTTGCCCCGTGCTGCAAATTACTGCATACTCAGCTTCAGGGTCAAGTTCCCTATACCTTTCCCTCAGGTCCTGGACCTGAATATTTAATGCATTTTCTATATGGAAGCTCTCATACTCGGAAGGAGCCCTGACATCCAGAATCAAAGGAGGGTTTTTACTTCTGGCCCATTCATAGAGTTCAGGAATCGATACCTGGGGCACATGGGAAGCCCTTAATCCGGCAGTTGCCCAGGCAAACATTTCCCCGCTAAGAAAACCAACTATCCTGTCAAGCCCAACCCTGTGCAGCCAGACCGCAGATTCCCTTGCATTTTCCTCACTATCCGAGACGAGCAGGATCTGCTTTTCGGGAGGCAGGAGCCAGCCAGCGTAGGTAGCAAAGTTACTCCTGAGGTCGATGCACCAGGCGCCTGGGACATGCTCCCCCCCGAAATTGTCATAGTGGCGGCTGTCAAGAACTTCCGTGTCGTACCTGCCGGCAAACCTGAAAAACTCCCCCGGAGGAAGCTCTTTCAGGGGCGGAATTTCTCTGAGTTTTGTGAGCCCTTTCCGGTTGATTTCGGAGCAACGGCTAAAATGGTCGGGAGCAGGGGGCATATCGGTTGTTAGGTTTTCTATGAACCCCTCTCTATCAGGGATCTGAAGGGCATAATTGTATTTGCGTTCGTATCCGATTGTGCTCGAACGTTTGGCACCCATAGCCCTTCCGCAGAGCGAGCCTTCCCCATGTGCAGGATAGACCTCGCAGGAGTCAGGAAGGGAGAGCAGTTTTTTGTGCAGGCTGTCGTAAAGTATGGAAGCCAGTTCTCTGGCCTTTCCTGGAAAGAGGTCAGGTCTGCCCACATCCCCCACAAAAAGGGTGTCCCCGCAAAAAACAGCAGTCGGGTCAGGCCCTCTGGAAGTATCCGAAACTACATAACTGATATGTTCAGGGGTATGGCCCGGAGTTTCCAGTACCCTTACAGTCATGTCCTCGATTTCGAACTTATCCTCTTCGACAAGCCCTACATGTTCAAACTCACATTTTGCAGCTTCAGGGGCGTAGATAGGCGCTCCCGTAAGTTCGGCAAGGTCCATATGCCCGGAGACAAAATCTGCATGCAGATGGGTCTCCAGGATGTGGGTAATTTTCAGGCCCCTGGATTTTGTCTCTCTTATATAGACTTCTACATCCCTTTGCGGGTCAATGACCGCACAGCTTTTTTTCCCTGCAAGAATATATGAACTGTGTGCTATGCCTCTCACAAAAAATGGAATTATTTGCATACTATTTTCCCCCGATAAACAGGTTTGTAACGTAACAAAAGTCCTGTAAAATATGATTGCTTCTGTATCATAAAAGATTATCTTTACGATCAGGAAGATTGAATTCACCAGATAATTACGTATTTTTCTGGGCAGGCCATGTTTCAGGTTTTTTTTCCAAACATTCTCTTCAAAACCTTTTCTTCAAACCTTTTCCTTAACCTTTTTTCCTTAACCTTTTTTCGAAACATTCCTTCCGGAAATTATATGCCCGTTTGAAGACAAACAACACTTAACTTTGCGAAATGTATTCTTGAATCCGATTAAAGTTCAATAGAACAGAATTTGGATCTATTTTTAATATTGGGGGTGTCAGGTACAATGTTATTGATGGATATCATCACCTGGGAGCCGAAAGACTCCGAAAAGGTCAAGAGTAGCTACATGAACTATGAGTACCCGCAGGGTTTGAAAGTAATCGACGAGTGGATAGACCTTGCAGGCTACCGGATGTTTCTGATTTACGAGGCTGACGACGAAAAGGTTTACGCGGCTGCCAACCTTCCTTTTGTAGGGCTCTGCAGGTTCGAAACCTTCCCGGTCATGAAGCCAGGAAAGTATATGGAGGTGGTTCAGGAACTTGCAGGAAAAGCCGGTCAGGAGGTTGAAACTTCAGCCCCTGGCGAAGGAGCCGCAGGAGAAGAAGTCCTGACACAAATAGAGAACCTTGAAAAAAGAATTCAACGCCTGGAACACCACTCTTTCATCCAGCAGGAAGACACAACATAAACCCCGGATGCTTAATCCGGGAAAGGGTCTTTAAGAGCTGGGCGTCAACAGGGTAGGAGAGGATAAGGGTCGGACAGGAGCCTGTGCAGGTTCTCTCAAACTTATTTTTCAAGCGCACTTTCGAATTTGTCCGACCCCATCCTGTAAATGTGCCAGCCGTTAACAGGACCTGCTCCGAAGTACTCATAAAACTCTCTGGCAGGGTTCCAGTCGAGCACTGTCCACTCCATCCTTCCGCAGTTCCTCTCTTTTGCAAGCTTTACGCAGTGGAGGAACATTGCTTTTCCAATTCCTTTTCCCCGGAATTCGGGTTTCACGAAAATGTCTTCGATATAGAGCCCCTGCCTCCCTACAAAGGTGGAGAAGTTGTGGAAAAAGACCGTAAAGCCCGCAGGTACCCCGTCAAGTTCGGCAAAGAAAACCTCAGCATAGGCCTTTTCCCCGAACATGGACTCTTTCAGGTTCTCTTCGGTAGCTTTGACCAGATGGGAGAGTTTTTCGAACTCAGCAATGCCTTTGACAAATTCAAGAATAAGGGAAACATCTTCTTTTTTTGCAGTGCGGATATTCAAACCGGTTTTTGTCTCAATTTCGGCCATTTTTATTCCTTTTTTAAGTTGATCAATTAATATAATACCATAAAATCTGAAGAGGCTACATATGCTTTCTTCCAATATTCAAACGTTAAACTATTAGATCGAAGATTATATTTTAATGTATTTTGTAGAAGTTTAATGCATTTTGTAGAAGTGAGTTTCCCCTGCATGAGTCCCGAAGACTAAATAATTATTTAGTAAAAGATTTTACCATATGGGGTTTTATAGGACTGAACATATTATTAATGCCTGAATAACTGTTAATCACTGATTATACCTTTCTAGTCCTCTAAACCAAATTTAAAGCCAGATGAAAGTCCTGTTCAAAACTAAAAGAAGATCTGAGATTATGAAAATATCTGACATTAAGAAAATATCTGGCACTATTATGGAAAGTGAAGAGCATTCTGAATTACCAGTTATTTTTTGAACCTTAACAGAATTCTAACTCAAACCTGGGAACCGATAAAATGAGGGTACAGATTCAAACACCGGCAAATTCACGTATTGCAGTTTCAGAACATTTTTTTCATGTTTTTAAAGGTGATCTTTGATGCTCAGCCTGGAAGATTTCAAGCCGGTCACGCTTGCTGACAGGACTTTTTTCGAGCGTTATTATGC
This genomic interval carries:
- a CDS encoding MBL fold metallo-hydrolase, translating into MQIIPFFVRGIAHSSYILAGKKSCAVIDPQRDVEVYIRETKSRGLKITHILETHLHADFVSGHMDLAELTGAPIYAPEAAKCEFEHVGLVEEDKFEIEDMTVRVLETPGHTPEHISYVVSDTSRGPDPTAVFCGDTLFVGDVGRPDLFPGKARELASILYDSLHKKLLSLPDSCEVYPAHGEGSLCGRAMGAKRSSTIGYERKYNYALQIPDREGFIENLTTDMPPAPDHFSRCSEINRKGLTKLREIPPLKELPPGEFFRFAGRYDTEVLDSRHYDNFGGEHVPGAWCIDLRSNFATYAGWLLPPEKQILLVSDSEENARESAVWLHRVGLDRIVGFLSGEMFAWATAGLRASHVPQVSIPELYEWARSKNPPLILDVRAPSEYESFHIENALNIQVQDLRERYRELDPEAEYAVICSTGQRSGIGCSILKKHGFSRVNNAAGGMTGYNAAGFGPECPMCALSWAGKAGKKETAVIQQGK
- a CDS encoding DUF3303 domain-containing protein, translated to MLLMDIITWEPKDSEKVKSSYMNYEYPQGLKVIDEWIDLAGYRMFLIYEADDEKVYAAANLPFVGLCRFETFPVMKPGKYMEVVQELAGKAGQEVETSAPGEGAAGEEVLTQIENLEKRIQRLEHHSFIQQEDTT
- a CDS encoding GNAT family N-acetyltransferase, yielding MAEIETKTGLNIRTAKKEDVSLILEFVKGIAEFEKLSHLVKATEENLKESMFGEKAYAEVFFAELDGVPAGFTVFFHNFSTFVGRQGLYIEDIFVKPEFRGKGIGKAMFLHCVKLAKERNCGRMEWTVLDWNPAREFYEYFGAGPVNGWHIYRMGSDKFESALEK